The uncultured Cohaesibacter sp. genome window below encodes:
- the rocF gene encoding arginase, whose translation MPATAQDATEDTPPVIHLIGVPVQDGTHEKGCLMGPDALRTAGIRETLEGLGFSCIDHGNLQPRTKGEQGAPTIAPVGKANHFDRISSWTRTLADISYQLARTGFPVFMGGDHSLAMGSVAGVARHAAEQGRELFVLWLDAHTDFNTPSTTESGNMHGMSVAAFCGLPELAGLYEPSLEHPINPANVHMMGIRSIDNKERELLRQHHVKINDMRVLDELGVIRPLMELIDEVKSKNAMLHVSLDVDFLDPDIAPAVGTTVPGGATLREAHLIMELLHESRLVTSLDLVELNPFLDHRGKTADILRDLTASLFGRTIFDRPTRRPGPRHGSI comes from the coding sequence ATGCCAGCCACTGCTCAGGATGCAACGGAAGATACCCCGCCAGTCATTCATCTCATCGGCGTTCCGGTGCAGGATGGCACCCACGAGAAGGGTTGCCTGATGGGGCCGGATGCCTTGCGTACCGCCGGAATCCGGGAAACTCTGGAGGGGCTTGGCTTTTCCTGCATCGACCACGGCAACCTCCAGCCCCGCACCAAGGGCGAGCAGGGAGCCCCGACCATCGCGCCTGTGGGCAAGGCCAACCATTTTGACCGGATCTCCAGTTGGACCCGCACGCTGGCGGACATCTCGTATCAGTTGGCCCGGACGGGTTTTCCCGTGTTCATGGGTGGTGACCATTCCCTCGCCATGGGGTCGGTTGCCGGTGTTGCCCGTCATGCAGCAGAACAGGGACGGGAGCTGTTCGTGCTCTGGCTTGATGCCCACACCGACTTCAACACCCCCTCGACTACGGAAAGCGGCAATATGCATGGCATGTCCGTCGCCGCGTTCTGCGGCCTGCCCGAACTGGCTGGCCTCTATGAGCCGTCGCTGGAACACCCGATCAACCCGGCCAATGTGCACATGATGGGCATCCGCAGCATCGACAACAAGGAGCGCGAGCTGCTGCGCCAGCATCACGTCAAGATCAACGACATGCGCGTTCTTGACGAGCTCGGCGTCATCCGCCCGCTGATGGAGCTGATCGATGAGGTAAAATCGAAGAACGCCATGCTCCATGTGAGCCTTGACGTCGATTTCCTTGATCCGGACATCGCACCCGCGGTCGGCACTACGGTGCCGGGGGGTGCGACCCTGCGCGAGGCCCATCTCATCATGGAACTGCTGCATGAAAGCCGACTGGTCACCTCGCTTGACCTTGTCGAGCTCAATCCTTTCCTCGATCATCGCGGCAAGACGGCGGATATTCTCAGGGATCTGACCGCATCGCTGTTCGGACGGACGATCTTTGACAGGCCAACCCGGCGCCCAGGCCCGCGTCACGGCAGCATCTAG
- a CDS encoding universal stress protein — MINTVLCALDISQENDAPVLKTANKIARLEGARLDIVTVVPNFSISLVSSYFDDNFQKQAVQDAKVALKKRVADILGDDHVADLRHIVASGSIYEEILETALQDDADLIVIGAHKPDLREMLIGPNAARVVRHSKCSVYVVRES, encoded by the coding sequence ATGATCAATACGGTTCTATGCGCGCTGGATATTAGCCAGGAGAATGATGCGCCTGTGCTGAAGACGGCAAACAAGATTGCCAGGCTGGAAGGGGCGCGACTGGACATCGTCACGGTCGTTCCCAATTTCAGCATCTCTCTGGTGAGTTCCTATTTCGACGACAATTTTCAGAAGCAGGCCGTGCAGGATGCAAAGGTTGCTCTGAAAAAGCGGGTCGCCGACATTCTCGGAGACGACCATGTTGCAGATCTGCGCCACATTGTGGCGTCGGGATCGATCTATGAAGAGATTCTGGAAACAGCTCTGCAGGATGATGCCGACCTCATCGTCATCGGCGCCCACAAGCCGGACCTGCGGGAAATGCTTATTGGGCCGAACGCGGCGCGCGTGGTGCGCCATTCCAAATGTTCGGTCTATGTGGTGCGGGAAAGCTGA
- a CDS encoding MurR/RpiR family transcriptional regulator, with amino-acid sequence MQSIEDRISGQYSQLSERLKQAADFVVDHEIDVATHSLRTVSAMAGLAPSTFTRLSQALGFASYEEMRDVCRARMGRQALSFSERASLLVRNGADDGARSFFEQQSSASLENLGRMERDLNQERLVDVVEQLNSARQVLLFGAFSSTGFMEYFGYLARYFADNWKVIGRMGASLSSAMVGLNDKDVVVVLTMAPYARRAIVAAEMAADAGAYVLVITDDIACPALSRASASFIVPTESPQFFSSYAATLVLIETIVGMLVARAGDSARARIEEVENRNRQYGEFWD; translated from the coding sequence ATGCAGTCGATCGAGGACAGGATTTCTGGCCAATACAGCCAGTTGAGCGAGCGCTTGAAGCAGGCCGCCGATTTCGTGGTCGATCATGAAATCGATGTCGCGACCCACTCCCTGCGGACCGTATCCGCCATGGCAGGATTGGCGCCTTCCACCTTCACCCGCCTGTCGCAGGCGCTTGGCTTTGCCAGTTATGAAGAGATGCGTGATGTGTGCCGGGCCCGGATGGGGCGGCAGGCGCTGTCCTTTTCCGAGCGGGCCAGCCTGCTTGTGCGCAATGGGGCCGATGACGGGGCGCGTTCATTCTTCGAGCAGCAGTCTTCGGCCAGTCTCGAAAATCTCGGGCGCATGGAACGCGATCTCAATCAGGAGCGGCTTGTCGACGTGGTCGAACAATTGAACAGCGCCCGGCAAGTGCTGCTGTTCGGTGCCTTCAGTTCCACCGGCTTCATGGAGTATTTTGGCTATCTGGCCCGCTATTTTGCCGACAACTGGAAGGTGATCGGGCGTATGGGGGCCTCCCTCAGCTCGGCGATGGTGGGGCTCAATGACAAGGACGTGGTTGTCGTCCTGACCATGGCACCCTATGCCCGACGGGCGATCGTTGCTGCCGAGATGGCGGCTGACGCCGGCGCTTATGTGCTTGTAATCACCGATGATATCGCCTGCCCCGCGTTATCCCGTGCATCGGCCAGTTTCATCGTGCCGACAGAGAGTCCACAATTCTTTTCTTCTTATGCCGCAACGCTTGTGCTAATTGAAACAATTGTAGGAATGCTGGTTGCTAGAGCGGGGGATAGTGCTCGCGCCAGGATTGAAGAGGTGGAAAACCGGAACCGCCAATATGGCGAGTTCTGGGATTGA
- a CDS encoding AsmA family protein has product MRNIIISIVSAIILIVMALLLVPAFLSTDYLKAQVVALVKDQTGMTLAIGGDVSLSFITGIKLTTESVSLKDKQDKPLFSVRQLDFGLALSPLMKGKADITGITLDKPVITIAKGAAAETATSGNQSANPAAPGGATATPAAANEALDLSALSLRGLTINDAQIVTIDEGGHTSELVSGLNATVRIPDFNGPAEIEATLPYKDRSLSITGSLANTGRAINGQSSALDLSIDGDLFKAKVVGELALKGAQLFTANYAANIGNVTQFMDWIGADGSMLDVKTANIEGSVVALNNEIRLPSLSLTLDKQQVKAAARVFTASTSGNPLIRLAIDSSTLNFDELLNSANAKSSSGSKDSATRTDLSLLQDFDATLDFRAGRVTYQGQSLRQVKLLTQLTNGKLTVDLKSANLAKGNVQAILNGDISKLVWNGSLTARELDVGEMASLAGQKSPMSGMVSANINFAAQGLSAEEISKKGNLAGTVTLQKGQYSNPALEAAIPNRPTGSITNLSSQIKIANLDDPVDISGAFNWNGETLRYSSRIGLGELIANAPVPASLSLQAKDLSLALAGRLNPAKLSLSGSKLTIKTGSSKRLLAWLGQAVTNGTPDLPVLLSGQMDLGADRTTLKNLSLEMGQTKGTGTLDYVAGTIPSISGSFAFDRLDATPFMGNGQEQGRGANGQASRQAAQTGWDTSPIDFSGLNTIKADLTFSAKTLVARDIAMGPVGLTAKVAGGQLTTTLSQMALYSGKGNGQVSVDARTKPAKLAAKFALSGLNMKPFLSDTIGMRALSGKGGVTIDLTAQGASQAQIIKQLNGTSSIEIKDGQINGINIPQMLRSLQGNILDGWASSDAQSTDFSALTASFVFQNGVASNNDLSMLSPLFRLSGAGSIDLPNMTINYKTTPKVIAKLKGQGGPVNADGVPIPIIIKGKLTKPRIYPDIAGILENPQAILKSLEQMGGAGKDASKAIQKIEKNVTKELQKQSDKLGVDLNQLLAPQGNNQQQNNNNGTKPKLEQQLLQGITKGLFGN; this is encoded by the coding sequence GTGAGAAATATCATTATTTCCATTGTTTCGGCGATTATCCTGATTGTCATGGCACTGTTGCTGGTCCCCGCCTTCCTGTCGACAGACTATCTCAAGGCGCAGGTGGTCGCTCTCGTCAAGGACCAGACGGGCATGACGCTGGCCATCGGCGGCGACGTTTCTCTTTCCTTCATCACCGGCATCAAGCTGACCACAGAAAGTGTCTCGCTCAAGGACAAGCAGGACAAACCGCTATTCTCTGTGCGGCAGCTCGATTTCGGCCTCGCCCTTTCTCCGCTGATGAAAGGCAAGGCCGACATCACCGGCATCACTCTCGACAAACCGGTCATCACGATCGCAAAGGGTGCAGCCGCCGAGACCGCCACATCAGGCAACCAGTCGGCGAACCCCGCAGCCCCCGGAGGCGCGACAGCGACCCCGGCTGCGGCCAATGAGGCGCTAGACCTTTCCGCTCTCAGCCTGCGCGGCCTGACCATCAATGATGCCCAAATCGTCACCATCGACGAAGGCGGCCACACCTCCGAGCTGGTCTCCGGTCTCAATGCCACGGTGCGCATTCCCGACTTCAACGGGCCGGCAGAGATCGAAGCCACCCTGCCCTACAAAGACCGTTCCCTCTCCATTACGGGCAGCCTTGCCAACACCGGGAGGGCAATCAACGGACAGTCCTCCGCCCTTGACCTGTCCATTGACGGCGACCTTTTCAAGGCCAAGGTCGTTGGCGAACTGGCTCTCAAGGGCGCGCAGCTGTTTACCGCCAACTATGCCGCCAACATCGGCAATGTCACCCAGTTCATGGACTGGATCGGTGCGGATGGCTCGATGCTTGACGTCAAGACCGCCAACATTGAAGGCTCGGTCGTGGCATTGAACAATGAAATTCGCCTGCCGAGCCTGTCCCTGACCCTCGATAAGCAGCAGGTGAAGGCGGCGGCACGGGTTTTCACCGCATCGACCAGTGGCAATCCGCTCATCCGGTTGGCCATCGACAGCTCGACACTCAATTTCGATGAACTCCTCAACAGCGCCAATGCCAAATCCAGCTCAGGAAGCAAAGACAGCGCGACCCGGACGGATCTGTCACTGCTTCAGGATTTCGATGCGACCCTCGATTTCCGCGCCGGTCGCGTGACCTATCAGGGTCAGTCGCTGCGGCAGGTCAAGCTGCTCACCCAGCTCACCAACGGCAAGCTGACGGTCGACCTGAAGTCGGCCAATCTGGCCAAGGGCAATGTTCAGGCGATCCTGAATGGCGACATCAGCAAACTGGTCTGGAACGGATCGCTCACCGCCCGCGAACTGGACGTGGGGGAAATGGCCTCACTGGCAGGCCAGAAGAGCCCGATGTCGGGCATGGTCTCGGCCAACATCAACTTTGCAGCCCAGGGACTCAGCGCCGAGGAAATTTCCAAAAAGGGCAATCTGGCAGGCACCGTGACCCTGCAGAAGGGTCAGTATTCCAACCCGGCACTGGAAGCAGCCATTCCCAATCGGCCCACCGGCTCCATCACCAACCTGTCCAGCCAGATCAAGATCGCCAATCTCGATGATCCGGTCGACATTTCCGGCGCCTTCAACTGGAATGGCGAAACCCTCCGCTACAGCAGCCGGATCGGACTGGGCGAGCTGATTGCCAATGCTCCCGTTCCCGCCAGCCTGTCGCTTCAGGCCAAGGACCTGTCGCTGGCGCTTGCCGGCCGTCTCAATCCGGCCAAGCTGAGCCTTTCAGGCAGCAAGCTGACCATCAAGACCGGTTCCAGCAAGAGGCTGCTGGCGTGGCTGGGGCAAGCCGTCACCAATGGCACTCCGGACCTGCCGGTGCTGTTGTCTGGCCAGATGGACCTTGGCGCCGATCGGACGACCCTCAAGAACCTGTCGCTGGAAATGGGCCAGACCAAGGGCACCGGCACGCTGGACTATGTCGCAGGAACCATTCCAAGCATCTCCGGCTCCTTTGCCTTTGACCGGCTCGACGCAACCCCCTTCATGGGCAATGGCCAGGAACAGGGCCGCGGTGCCAATGGTCAGGCAAGCCGCCAGGCAGCCCAGACCGGATGGGACACCAGCCCAATCGACTTCTCCGGCCTCAACACCATCAAGGCAGACCTGACCTTCTCGGCCAAGACCCTTGTCGCTCGCGACATCGCCATGGGGCCGGTGGGGCTGACGGCCAAGGTTGCCGGAGGCCAGTTGACGACGACCCTGTCGCAGATGGCTCTCTACAGCGGCAAGGGCAACGGTCAGGTCTCGGTTGACGCCAGAACGAAACCGGCCAAACTGGCCGCTAAATTCGCCCTCTCCGGTCTCAACATGAAACCGTTCCTTTCCGATACCATCGGCATGCGCGCCCTCAGTGGCAAAGGGGGCGTCACCATCGACCTGACGGCGCAGGGTGCCAGCCAGGCACAGATCATCAAACAGCTCAACGGCACCAGCTCTATCGAGATCAAGGACGGCCAGATCAATGGCATCAACATTCCTCAGATGCTGCGCAGCCTGCAGGGCAACATCCTCGATGGCTGGGCCTCGTCCGATGCCCAGAGCACTGATTTCTCGGCCCTGACGGCCAGCTTTGTCTTCCAGAATGGCGTCGCCAGCAACAATGATCTGTCAATGTTGAGCCCGCTGTTCCGCCTGTCCGGTGCCGGATCCATCGATCTGCCCAACATGACGATCAACTACAAGACAACCCCGAAAGTCATCGCCAAGCTGAAGGGTCAGGGCGGGCCGGTCAATGCCGACGGCGTGCCGATTCCGATCATCATCAAGGGCAAACTCACCAAGCCGCGCATCTATCCCGATATTGCCGGCATTCTGGAGAACCCGCAGGCGATCCTCAAGTCACTCGAGCAGATGGGTGGCGCCGGCAAGGATGCCTCGAAGGCCATCCAGAAGATCGAGAAGAATGTCACCAAGGAACTGCAGAAGCAGTCCGACAAGCTGGGCGTCGATCTCAACCAGCTGCTGGCCCCGCAAGGCAACAACCAGCAACAGAACAACAACAACGGCACCAAGCCCAAACTGGAGCAGCAACTTTTACAGGGCATCACCAAGGGCCTGTTCGGCAACTAA
- a CDS encoding TAXI family TRAP transporter solute-binding subunit → MLKKLTVTAAALAAGLSFSQAAFAESFISIGTGGVTGVYYPTGGAICRLVNKGRKEHGIRCSVESTGGSVYNINTIRDGELQFGVAQSDWQYHAYHGTSKFEDKGPFEDLRAVFSIHPEPFTVVARADAGVKNFADLKGKRVNIGNPGSGQRGTMEVLMEALGWTNADFALATELKAAEQSAALCDNQIDAMVYTVGHPSGSIQEATTACDSVLVAVDGPAVEKLISDNAYYRSATIPGGMYRGNPDDVKTFGVGATLVTSAKVSDDAVYTVVKSVFENFDAFKKLHPAFAHLKPEEMIKDGLSAPLHPGAVKYYKEKGWM, encoded by the coding sequence ATGTTGAAGAAATTGACCGTTACAGCAGCTGCCTTGGCTGCAGGTCTGAGCTTTTCTCAGGCTGCCTTTGCCGAAAGCTTCATTTCCATCGGTACCGGCGGTGTAACCGGCGTTTATTATCCAACCGGTGGCGCTATTTGTCGTCTGGTCAACAAGGGTCGCAAGGAACACGGCATCCGCTGCTCGGTCGAATCAACCGGCGGCTCGGTCTACAACATCAACACCATTCGTGACGGTGAGCTGCAGTTCGGTGTGGCCCAGTCCGACTGGCAGTATCATGCCTATCACGGCACATCCAAGTTCGAGGACAAAGGCCCGTTCGAAGATCTTCGCGCCGTTTTCTCCATCCATCCGGAACCGTTCACCGTTGTTGCCCGTGCTGACGCCGGCGTGAAAAATTTTGCCGACCTCAAGGGTAAGCGCGTCAATATCGGTAACCCTGGGTCCGGTCAGCGTGGCACCATGGAAGTGCTGATGGAAGCCCTCGGGTGGACCAATGCCGATTTTGCTCTGGCAACGGAGCTCAAAGCTGCTGAACAGTCTGCAGCCCTGTGTGACAACCAAATCGATGCCATGGTCTACACCGTCGGCCATCCGTCCGGTTCCATTCAGGAAGCCACCACGGCCTGTGATTCGGTGCTGGTTGCTGTTGACGGCCCAGCTGTTGAAAAACTCATTTCCGACAATGCCTACTATCGTTCTGCCACCATTCCCGGCGGCATGTATCGTGGCAACCCGGATGACGTGAAGACCTTCGGTGTTGGCGCCACTCTGGTGACCTCTGCCAAGGTTTCCGACGACGCTGTCTACACCGTTGTGAAATCCGTGTTTGAAAACTTTGATGCCTTCAAGAAGCTGCATCCCGCTTTCGCTCACCTGAAGCCGGAAGAAATGATCAAGGACGGCCTGTCCGCTCCTCTGCATCCGGGTGCAGTGAAATATTACAAGGAAAAGGGCTGGATGTAA
- a CDS encoding TRAP transporter permease, with product MSQKKASGRPLSEEELQELVASTDAGARNPVGPIGTFLAIVALVWAAFQVLLASPISNYVLPSDLINNSRQVHLAFAIFLAYMAYPALKSSPRHHIPIQDWIFALAGTFIALYGLFFYDKVVNNGGLADDVDKWVALAGLLLLFEAARRALGPAMATIAVIFLIYVFFGASDWVPEVIRWKGASLKKAMSHMWITSEGVFGIALGVSTKFVFLFVLFGALLDKAGAGNYFIKMAFAALGHLKGGPAKAAVVGSAATGLISGSSIANVVTTGTFTIPLMKRVGFTSEQAGSVEVASSVNGQIMPPVMGAAAFLMVEYVGISYMEVITHAFLPAILSYVALVYIVHLEAVKRNMPTIGTKAVSTMRTIIGMFLFFIGFAAICYGIKYPIGWITAMVPEEASWILAALVFVAYLLLLKLAASVEDLVPDDPNAKDIVLPEVKDIYKTGLYYLLPIVVLVYFLMIEQKSPGLSAFWATALLFVILLTQRPLKAMFRGENDYVNAFNAGVNDLGIGMIDGSRNMIGIGLATATAGVIVGTVTLTGIGQVMADLVELISGGNLVLMLIFVAMLSLVLGMGLPTTANYIVVSSLMAGVVVQLGAQSGLVVPLIAVHLFVFYFGIMADVTPPVGLASFAAAAVSGGDAIKTGFTAFFYSLRTVALPFVFIFNTDLIWYDVTWYQGLLVAVIGVIAVLAFTAGTMGQFVTKSRLYESVALVLIAFILFRPDFFMNRIQPPFEVVEPAKVSDAFGRIGAGHEIRLNISGPDFDTGSIKETTLVLTAGNEQGGEARLAAQGLTILDEGGVAKLDEPMPGTPFFETLGGFDFYADEPVQITHAEVKADQLPKDLIYIPGLLLLGLVYMLQRARVRREEEVPA from the coding sequence ATGTCACAGAAAAAAGCGTCTGGGCGCCCGCTTTCTGAAGAGGAACTTCAGGAGCTGGTGGCCTCAACGGATGCGGGAGCACGAAATCCGGTCGGTCCGATCGGAACCTTTTTGGCCATTGTCGCCCTTGTCTGGGCTGCCTTTCAGGTTCTGCTGGCGTCACCGATTTCCAACTATGTCCTGCCGTCCGACCTGATCAACAACTCGCGTCAGGTTCATCTGGCCTTTGCCATTTTTCTTGCCTACATGGCCTATCCCGCACTGAAAAGCAGTCCGCGCCACCATATTCCGATTCAGGACTGGATCTTCGCGCTGGCCGGAACCTTCATCGCGCTCTATGGCCTGTTCTTCTATGACAAGGTCGTCAACAATGGCGGTCTGGCCGACGATGTTGACAAGTGGGTCGCGCTGGCTGGTCTGCTGCTGCTGTTCGAGGCCGCGCGACGGGCGCTTGGCCCTGCCATGGCGACCATCGCGGTCATCTTTCTGATCTATGTGTTCTTCGGTGCTTCCGACTGGGTACCGGAAGTCATTCGCTGGAAAGGGGCCTCGCTGAAAAAGGCCATGAGTCACATGTGGATCACGTCCGAGGGCGTGTTCGGTATTGCGCTCGGTGTTTCGACCAAATTCGTGTTCCTGTTCGTGCTGTTCGGTGCCTTGCTCGACAAGGCCGGTGCGGGCAACTATTTCATCAAGATGGCCTTTGCCGCGCTCGGCCATCTGAAGGGCGGGCCGGCCAAGGCTGCCGTCGTAGGCTCGGCAGCCACGGGGCTTATCTCCGGTTCGTCGATTGCCAACGTTGTGACCACCGGCACCTTCACCATTCCGCTGATGAAGCGGGTGGGTTTCACCTCCGAACAGGCTGGGTCTGTCGAGGTGGCGTCTTCGGTGAACGGCCAGATCATGCCGCCGGTGATGGGGGCAGCTGCCTTCCTGATGGTGGAATATGTGGGCATTTCCTACATGGAAGTGATCACCCATGCCTTCCTGCCAGCCATTCTGTCCTATGTGGCGCTTGTCTATATCGTTCATCTGGAAGCGGTGAAACGCAACATGCCGACCATCGGCACCAAGGCCGTTTCCACCATGCGCACCATCATCGGCATGTTCCTGTTCTTCATCGGCTTTGCCGCCATCTGCTATGGCATCAAATATCCGATTGGCTGGATCACGGCCATGGTTCCGGAAGAGGCCAGCTGGATTCTGGCGGCGCTGGTGTTTGTCGCCTATCTGCTGCTGCTCAAGCTGGCGGCCTCGGTTGAGGATCTGGTGCCCGATGATCCGAATGCCAAGGATATTGTGCTGCCCGAGGTCAAGGACATCTACAAGACCGGGCTCTACTATCTGCTGCCGATCGTGGTGCTGGTCTATTTCCTGATGATCGAGCAGAAGTCTCCGGGGCTTTCGGCCTTCTGGGCGACGGCACTGCTGTTCGTCATCCTGCTCACCCAACGGCCGCTGAAGGCGATGTTCCGTGGCGAAAACGACTATGTGAATGCCTTCAATGCAGGGGTCAATGACCTTGGCATTGGCATGATCGATGGTTCGCGCAACATGATCGGCATCGGCCTTGCCACGGCAACCGCCGGTGTGATCGTGGGTACGGTGACGCTCACCGGCATCGGTCAGGTGATGGCCGATCTGGTGGAGCTGATCTCCGGCGGCAATCTGGTGCTGATGCTGATCTTCGTGGCGATGCTGTCGCTGGTGCTCGGCATGGGGCTTCCCACCACGGCGAACTATATCGTCGTGTCCTCGCTCATGGCTGGTGTGGTCGTGCAGCTGGGGGCGCAGTCCGGCCTTGTTGTGCCGCTGATCGCCGTCCATCTGTTCGTGTTCTATTTCGGCATCATGGCGGACGTGACGCCGCCTGTGGGGCTGGCCTCCTTTGCCGCGGCTGCGGTGTCAGGGGGCGATGCGATCAAGACGGGGTTCACCGCCTTCTTCTATTCGCTCCGAACAGTGGCGTTGCCCTTCGTCTTCATCTTCAATACCGATCTCATCTGGTATGATGTCACCTGGTATCAGGGGCTACTGGTTGCCGTCATCGGGGTCATCGCCGTGCTGGCTTTTACCGCCGGGACGATGGGGCAGTTCGTGACCAAGAGCCGTCTCTACGAGAGCGTGGCGCTTGTGCTGATTGCCTTCATCCTGTTCCGTCCGGACTTCTTCATGAACCGGATCCAGCCTCCCTTCGAGGTGGTTGAACCGGCGAAGGTCTCCGATGCCTTTGGCAGGATCGGGGCCGGGCATGAGATCAGGCTCAATATTTCCGGTCCGGATTTCGACACCGGCTCCATCAAGGAAACCACTCTGGTGCTGACCGCCGGCAATGAACAGGGCGGGGAAGCCCGTCTGGCGGCTCAGGGTTTGACCATTCTCGACGAGGGTGGTGTGGCCAAACTGGATGAGCCGATGCCGGGAACACCATTCTTTGAAACGCTGGGCGGGTTTGACTTCTATGCGGATGAGCCGGTGCAGATCACGCATGCCGAAGTCAAGGCCGATCAGTTGCCGAAGGATTTGATCTATATTCCGGGGCTTTTGCTGCTGGGGCTGGTCTATATGCTGCAGCGGGCACGTGTCAGGCGCGAGGAGGAGGTGCCAGCATGA
- a CDS encoding methylglyoxal synthase gives MQDNEHKDDDAPLRIALVAHDAKKDDIVDWVGKHLNLLRKATFVGTGTTGGRIKQAFPELDITPLFSGPLGGDQQIGAMIAEGKLDGLIFFVDPLSPMPHDVDVKALNRLAVVYDLPMAQSRRSANMIIRGMMMEKYGTIDF, from the coding sequence ATGCAAGACAATGAACACAAGGACGACGATGCCCCGCTCCGTATCGCACTGGTGGCCCATGATGCGAAGAAGGATGACATTGTCGATTGGGTTGGCAAGCATCTCAATCTTCTGAGAAAGGCGACCTTTGTCGGCACCGGCACCACCGGCGGACGCATCAAGCAGGCCTTTCCCGAGCTGGATATCACCCCGCTCTTCTCCGGCCCGCTGGGCGGTGACCAGCAGATCGGCGCAATGATCGCCGAAGGCAAGCTCGACGGCCTCATCTTCTTTGTCGATCCGCTCTCTCCCATGCCCCATGATGTGGACGTGAAAGCGCTCAACCGTCTGGCCGTGGTCTATGACCTGCCGATGGCCCAGAGCCGCCGCTCCGCCAACATGATCATCCGTGGCATGATGATGGAAAAATACGGCACCATCGACTTCTGA
- a CDS encoding aspartate aminotransferase family protein, which translates to MSHIFPRHTKSNLPTVDHANGVYLYDTEGKCYLDGSGGAAVSCLGHGDQDVINAIKQQLDAVPFAHTSFFTSKPAEALADKLIAHAPEGLERVYLVSGGSEAIESAIKLARQYFLEIGQPQRRHIIARRQSYHGNTLGALATGGNLWRREPFAPLMIETSHISPCYEYRDRKEGESAFDYGQRVANELETEIQRIGAENVMAFFAEPVVGATAGALPPVEGYFKRIREICNNYGILLVLDEVMCGMGRTGTLFACEQDGIAPDILTTAKGLGAGYQPIGAMLCTGKIYEAIESGTGFFQHGHTYIGHPTAAAAALAVLTKLTDGGMVERARETGKKVRAALETAFSAHPHVGDIRGRGMFLGIEFVEDKASKKPFDPALAVAKHLKKAAFDAGLICYPMSGTIDGRFGDHILLAPPFIYEDSHIEELVAKLKIAIDKVLP; encoded by the coding sequence ATGTCCCACATCTTCCCTCGCCACACCAAATCCAATCTCCCAACTGTCGATCACGCAAATGGCGTCTATCTCTATGACACCGAAGGAAAATGCTATCTGGATGGATCGGGAGGGGCCGCGGTATCCTGCCTTGGTCATGGCGATCAGGACGTCATCAACGCCATCAAGCAGCAGCTGGATGCCGTTCCCTTCGCCCACACCAGTTTCTTCACCTCGAAGCCGGCCGAAGCACTGGCCGACAAGCTGATCGCGCACGCCCCCGAAGGCCTTGAGCGCGTCTATCTGGTGTCCGGCGGCTCGGAAGCCATCGAATCCGCCATCAAGCTGGCCCGCCAGTATTTTCTGGAAATCGGCCAGCCACAGCGACGCCATATCATCGCCCGTCGCCAGAGCTATCACGGCAACACCCTTGGCGCGCTGGCAACCGGTGGCAATCTGTGGCGACGCGAGCCCTTCGCGCCTCTGATGATCGAGACCAGCCATATCTCGCCCTGCTATGAATATCGCGACCGCAAGGAAGGCGAGAGCGCCTTTGACTATGGCCAGCGGGTTGCCAATGAGCTGGAAACCGAAATCCAGCGCATCGGCGCAGAGAATGTCATGGCCTTCTTCGCCGAACCGGTGGTCGGCGCGACGGCAGGGGCTCTGCCGCCGGTCGAGGGCTATTTCAAGCGCATTCGCGAAATCTGCAACAACTACGGCATCCTTCTGGTGCTTGATGAAGTCATGTGCGGCATGGGCAGAACAGGCACACTGTTTGCCTGTGAGCAGGACGGCATTGCACCGGACATCCTGACCACAGCCAAGGGCCTTGGCGCGGGCTATCAGCCGATCGGAGCCATGCTCTGCACCGGCAAGATCTATGAGGCCATCGAAAGCGGCACCGGCTTTTTCCAGCATGGCCACACCTATATCGGCCACCCGACGGCAGCAGCGGCCGCTCTGGCAGTCCTGACCAAGCTCACGGATGGCGGCATGGTTGAACGGGCCCGGGAAACTGGCAAAAAGGTAAGGGCAGCACTGGAGACAGCTTTCAGTGCCCATCCCCATGTCGGTGACATCCGTGGCCGCGGCATGTTTCTCGGCATCGAGTTTGTCGAGGATAAGGCGAGCAAGAAGCCGTTCGACCCCGCTCTGGCCGTCGCCAAGCATCTCAAGAAGGCAGCTTTCGATGCCGGTCTCATCTGCTACCCGATGAGCGGCACGATCGACGGCAGGTTCGGCGACCACATCCTCCTCGCTCCCCCCTTCATCTATGAAGACAGCCATATCGAGGAACTGGTTGCCAAGCTGAAGATCGCCATCGACAAGGTGCTGCCATGA